Below is a window of Verrucomicrobiota bacterium DNA.
CCCGGAACTTCCTCCACGATTGAGGGAACCGCCCCTGCAGTGGCTTTATCGATCAGATTCTTGGCAAGTCCGGCGGCTTCGCGCTGATGGAAGGCCTCCAACTCCTTTTCCAGTTCCTTCTGACGTGCTAGTGTTACCTCGAGCTTCTTCTCCACTTCGGCAAGAGGCGATCCAAGACGTGATGCCAAACTCTGGAGACGCTCGGCATCACTCTTCGAGGCGCTCCGGGCCTCATGGCCCGCAACGGCTTCGATGCGACGGATTCCAGCCGCCACTGCTGCTTCGCTTAGGATTCGGAAGAGACCGATCTCGCCGGTTCCACGGACATGGGTTCCGCCGCAGAGTTCCATCGAGTAGCCATCAAGCGATCCGGGCATGCCTCCGATCTGAACGACACGGACGATATCACCGTACTTATCGCCGAAGAACTGGAGGATGCCGGGTTGTCCCTTCACCTCGGCATAAGGCAACTCTTGCCAGCTCACCGAGGAATTCTCGAGGATGCGCTCGTTGACAAGGCGTTCAACGTTGGAGATCTGGTCGGGTGTCAAGGCACCGCTTGAAAAGTCAAAGGTGAGCTTCTCGGCTCCTACGAAGGAACCTTTTTGGGAAAGCGTCTCACCAAGAACTTCGCGCAGAGCCCAATGCAGGAGATGGGTGACGGTGTGATGGCGTTGGATGGAGGCACGCCGCGGATGCTCGATGGAGAGAATGACAGTGGCTCCCGGGAGTGGGGCGTCCTCGCCTTCGGTCAGCTCCAGGAAATGAAGCCATGTGGGACCATTCTTCTGAATGTCGGTGACCCTCCAAAGAGAGCCTCCGGTCGTCAGCGATCCGGTGTCCCCAAGCTGTCCTCCCATTTCGGCATAGCAGACGGAGCGATCAAGAATGACTGCTGTCCGGTCCTTGATACGGACGATCTCCAATACCGTGGCCTCGGTCTCTGCTGAATCGAATCCCGTGAAGGCCGTGGGGGTTGTCGTCTCAAGCGAGGAGACGCTGATGATTTCCTTTTTCTGGGCTGCACGCGCGCGTGCGCGTTGCTGCTGCATGAGGATCTCGAAGCCTGCATGATCGACGGAGAGTCCGCGCTCGCGAGCAAGGAGTTCGGTGAGGTCGAGTGGGAATCCCTGCTCGTCATAGAGGCGGAAAGCCACCTCGCCGGAGATCTCCTTCCCCTTCGTTGCCTCGGCCTCGAAGAGTGTTAGTCCCTTGTCCAGGGTCTTGTGAAAGGCCTCTTCCTCCCGCTTCAGCGTCTCGGTGATGAGGGATTCCTTGGCGCGCAGCTCCGGAAAGGCATCTCCCATGAGGGATGCCAGGACCGGGGTGAGTTTATGGAGAAATGGGCCGTTGAAGCCGAGTGTGCGGCCGTAGCGGACGGCGCGACGGAGGATGCGGCGTAGGACGTAGTGACGTTCGGCATTGCCGGGCTGGATGTTGTCGGCGATCGCGAACCCGAGCGTGCGCAGGTGATCGGCAATGACACGGAAGGCAATGTCATCCTTCTCCTGATCCGTGACGGGAATCATCGCTCCATCGCCCGAGGGTTGAGGAAGGGTCGAGCCGTACTTCCTGCCGCAGAGGGTGCCGATCGCTTCGAAGATCGGGCGGAAGAGATCAGTCTCGTAGTTGGAGATCACGACATTGCTGAACTCTGTGAACCCCTTCGTGCATTGGATCACGGAGCAGACTCGCTCGAAGCCCATTCCGGTATCGACATGGCAGGCAGGGAGAGGAACGAAGCTGCCATCGGGGTTGGCATTGAATTGGATGAAGACCAGGTTCCAGATCTCGATGCACTCGGCGCTACCTTTGTTGACGAGGGCTCCCTTGGTGTCGCCAGCCGGAGTCAGGTCGATATGCAGCTCCGAACACGGGCCGCAAGGCCCAGTCTCACCCATCATCCAGAAATTATCCTTCCGGTTGCCGGGAACGACATGGATCGCGGGATCGAGTCCCTTGGAGAGGAAAAATTCTGACCAGAGTGCGTGGGCCTCGGCATCGAAGGATGCCGGATCGCCTTCAGCTGGGCTGTAGACCGTTGCATAGAGACGCTCGGCGGGGAATTTCCAGCGCTCGACGAGCAGCTCCCATGCCCAGGTGATAGCCTCTTTCTTGAAGTAATCGCCGAAGGACCAGTTTCCCAGCATCTCGAAAAAGGTGTGGTGGTAGGTGTCGAGCCCGACATCCTCGAGGTCGTTGTGCTTGCCTCCGGCTCGGATACACTTCTGGGTGTCGGCGGCACGCGCTGGGGAATAGGAACAGGGCGTTGTGCCAAGAAAGATCGGCACGAACTGGTTCATCCCGGCGTTCGTGAAGAGAAGGTTAGGGGAGTCGGGCAGGAGGCTGGAGGAAGGGACGATGGTGTGCTCCTTGCTGCGGAAGAAATCGAGGAACGAACGGCGGATCTCGGTGGAGGTCATGGGAAGAAAAGGATGAAGGAAGAATTATGAATGATGAAGGAAGCCGATGAATCGGATGGGTAGGTAATCAGAAACAGAGTGATCGTTTCAACGCTGCAACTTTTTAACCTTTCAACGCTTTAAGGCTTCACTGACTACGCTCGGACCCTTCGTCAACTCCAGGGAGCTTTCCGGGAGGATCATGAGATCCGAGGAAGTACCTTCGCGGAAGGAAACAAATCCATTCCGGGCCGTCCCAAAGGCATACTCCGCCAGGATCAGGTCGCCGGCTGCTTCCTCGGCGGTATTTTCCGAAAGATGGGCGATGAAGCGGATAACGGTGGGATGAGTCAATCCGACGCTTTCCAACTTCTCGGGTGTTGACGGTTCGAAGGTGCTGGCGGTCAGTGATTGCAGCTTTTCAAACCAAGTGCTGACTTCTGCCGCCGCAAGAGTTCCTATGCCACTACCGGTAATTTCCCAATCATCGCTTCCCTTTTTACGCGAAAGAGTGAACGTCGTTGCTTGGTTGCTTGTTTGTTCCTGGGGATGAATCCCGATCTCGATTTTATCCACGGCATCCAGGCGCAACGGCTTTGGCTGTCTTGACCGGAGCGTCGAGGGAGTGACTTCAAGAAACCTTGCCAATCCGGGAACAATGCAGATTCCTGGTCTGTCGCTGCAGCTCACATAATGACTCTCCGGGGATCCTGCAACGGCTGATCCGATAGTGATCGTCACCGGCGATTTGCTTCCTGATTCATGTGCCGAGATGACAATAGCCGACGAGTCCATCCCAGAGTTAACGGGATCTGTTCCTGCGGGTATCCAATGATCGACCTTGGACGATACGAGACTTGTCGCCCAGTCGACCACGGCCTTGCCGTTACCCCGAGAGGTCATGGGGCTCGTGAGATTCCAACCAGAATCCCCTTTTTGTAGGGAGAGGCGCTGAAAAACCGATCCCTTGGTGAAGTTGATTGACTCCAGGCGGTCGGGATCAAGGGAGGTCAGGCGAGGATCCCGGAACTCCTCCACAGGTCGGAAGGCCGTCTCCACTAAATCCGAAGGAATCAGATAAACCGTTTTGCCCCCATCCAATCGGGCGTAGATCTGATCTTTTGCGGCACCCTCAATGCCGAATGCAAGTGTTCTGCTTGTTCCATCCATTCCGTCGAAAAATGTCAGCGCGCGCTTCGGCATGTTGAGATCGAGTGATTTCATGGTCACGTTTCCCTTCAGATCAGAGGGTTTTAAGATGTCGAGAGGAGTAATTCCAGCCGCCCCCTCAAGCAGTGAACGGATCAATCGTGCATTGGCCCGGTCAGAACTGGCACTGGAGAGAGACCCTAATCCGACCATCCAAGTTCCGTTTTGCTTATTCAGCACGATCTCCCCTCCACCCTCCCGGATAGTGATCTTCATGACATCTGCTGGACGGAGGTTCAGCAGCGGCTCCGTGGCAGAACGGGTGTGCGATCGCCCGGAAAA
It encodes the following:
- the alaS gene encoding alanine--tRNA ligase, which translates into the protein MTSTEIRRSFLDFFRSKEHTIVPSSSLLPDSPNLLFTNAGMNQFVPIFLGTTPCSYSPARAADTQKCIRAGGKHNDLEDVGLDTYHHTFFEMLGNWSFGDYFKKEAITWAWELLVERWKFPAERLYATVYSPAEGDPASFDAEAHALWSEFFLSKGLDPAIHVVPGNRKDNFWMMGETGPCGPCSELHIDLTPAGDTKGALVNKGSAECIEIWNLVFIQFNANPDGSFVPLPACHVDTGMGFERVCSVIQCTKGFTEFSNVVISNYETDLFRPIFEAIGTLCGRKYGSTLPQPSGDGAMIPVTDQEKDDIAFRVIADHLRTLGFAIADNIQPGNAERHYVLRRILRRAVRYGRTLGFNGPFLHKLTPVLASLMGDAFPELRAKESLITETLKREEEAFHKTLDKGLTLFEAEATKGKEISGEVAFRLYDEQGFPLDLTELLARERGLSVDHAGFEILMQQQRARARAAQKKEIISVSSLETTTPTAFTGFDSAETEATVLEIVRIKDRTAVILDRSVCYAEMGGQLGDTGSLTTGGSLWRVTDIQKNGPTWLHFLELTEGEDAPLPGATVILSIEHPRRASIQRHHTVTHLLHWALREVLGETLSQKGSFVGAEKLTFDFSSGALTPDQISNVERLVNERILENSSVSWQELPYAEVKGQPGILQFFGDKYGDIVRVVQIGGMPGSLDGYSMELCGGTHVRGTGEIGLFRILSEAAVAAGIRRIEAVAGHEARSASKSDAERLQSLASRLGSPLAEVEKKLEVTLARQKELEKELEAFHQREAAGLAKNLIDKATAGAVPSIVEEVPGADGNALQAVADALKSTFDGVILLAGVSDGAVSLVASVSKAHQASLPAGKLISAIAPLVGGKGGGKPDSARGGGRDISGITAALSKARELIAAGKI
- a CDS encoding DUF4340 domain-containing protein, which encodes MSWKGTLALLFLAAAALIILFFSGRSHTRSATEPLLNLRPADVMKITIREGGGEIVLNKQNGTWMVGLGSLSSASSDRANARLIRSLLEGAAGITPLDILKPSDLKGNVTMKSLDLNMPKRALTFFDGMDGTSRTLAFGIEGAAKDQIYARLDGGKTVYLIPSDLVETAFRPVEEFRDPRLTSLDPDRLESINFTKGSVFQRLSLQKGDSGWNLTSPMTSRGNGKAVVDWATSLVSSKVDHWIPAGTDPVNSGMDSSAIVISAHESGSKSPVTITIGSAVAGSPESHYVSCSDRPGICIVPGLARFLEVTPSTLRSRQPKPLRLDAVDKIEIGIHPQEQTSNQATTFTLSRKKGSDDWEITGSGIGTLAAAEVSTWFEKLQSLTASTFEPSTPEKLESVGLTHPTVIRFIAHLSENTAEEAAGDLILAEYAFGTARNGFVSFREGTSSDLMILPESSLELTKGPSVVSEALKR